A window of the Barnesiella propionica genome harbors these coding sequences:
- the glmM gene encoding phosphoglucosamine mutase yields the protein MSLIKSISGIRGTIGGRAGEGLNPLDIVKFTAAYATFIRKTTLVNTNKIVVGRDARISGEMVEKIVIGTLMGMGFDVVNIGLATTPTTEIAVTLEKACGGIILTASHNPKQWNALKLLNEKGEFLNAAEGQEVLSIAASEDFVFAGVDDLGKMTENFTYTQRHIDSVLALDLVDTDAIRKADFTVAIDCVNSVGGIAIPALLEALGVKNVIKLNCEPNGHFPHNPEPLPENLTEIADTMKSGKADVGFVVDPDVDRLAIICENGDMFVEEYTLVAVADYVLKHTPGNTVSNLSSSRALRDVTRSYGQQYNASAVGEVNVVTKMKETNAVIGGEGNGGVIYPASHYGRDALVGIALFLTHLAKEGKKVSELRATYPSYSIAKQKIELTPEIDVDALLIAVKDKYSQYEITDIDGVKIDFPDRWVHLRKSNTEPIIRVYSEASTRALAEETAAGVMDVIRKMVKK from the coding sequence ATGTCTTTAATTAAATCTATTTCGGGTATCAGGGGAACCATCGGAGGCAGAGCCGGAGAAGGATTGAACCCATTGGATATTGTGAAATTCACAGCTGCTTATGCTACTTTTATCCGTAAAACTACACTGGTAAATACAAATAAAATTGTAGTAGGCCGGGATGCTCGTATTTCGGGAGAAATGGTTGAAAAAATTGTTATCGGAACCCTTATGGGAATGGGATTTGATGTGGTGAATATCGGTTTGGCAACGACCCCGACAACAGAAATAGCCGTAACCCTGGAAAAGGCCTGTGGCGGTATTATACTGACGGCCAGTCATAATCCTAAACAATGGAATGCTTTGAAATTGCTGAATGAAAAAGGCGAATTCCTAAATGCTGCAGAAGGTCAGGAAGTCCTGTCAATCGCAGCATCTGAAGATTTTGTTTTTGCAGGAGTGGATGATCTGGGCAAAATGACTGAAAACTTTACATATACTCAAAGACATATTGATAGCGTTCTGGCTCTTGATCTGGTAGATACAGATGCAATTAGGAAGGCTGATTTTACAGTGGCGATAGATTGTGTCAATTCTGTGGGAGGTATTGCTATTCCGGCTTTATTAGAAGCTTTAGGAGTAAAGAATGTGATAAAACTTAATTGCGAACCTAACGGACATTTTCCTCATAATCCGGAACCTCTTCCTGAGAATCTTACAGAGATCGCCGATACGATGAAATCCGGTAAAGCAGATGTAGGATTCGTTGTAGATCCTGATGTAGACCGCTTGGCTATTATTTGTGAAAATGGGGATATGTTTGTAGAAGAATACACGTTGGTTGCTGTTGCCGATTATGTATTGAAACATACTCCGGGAAATACAGTCTCAAATTTGAGTTCGTCTCGGGCGTTGCGCGATGTGACACGCTCTTATGGTCAGCAATATAATGCTTCAGCCGTAGGAGAAGTGAATGTCGTTACAAAAATGAAAGAAACAAATGCGGTGATCGGTGGTGAAGGAAATGGGGGAGTGATCTATCCTGCCAGTCATTATGGCCGTGATGCTTTGGTGGGTATAGCTTTGTTTTTGACTCATCTGGCAAAAGAAGGAAAAAAGGTTAGCGAATTACGTGCTACTTATCCTTCTTACAGTATTGCCAAGCAAAAGATAGAACTTACACCGGAGATCGATGTTGACGCTTTGCTTATTGCTGTAAAAGATAAATATTCTCAATATGAAATAACCGATATAGATGGGGTAAAAATAGATTTTCCTGATAGATGGGTACATTTACGTAAATCAAATACCGAGCCTATTATCCGTGTGTATTCCGAAGCTTCTACGCGCGCATTAGCTGAGGAAACCGCTGCCGGAGTCATGGATGTTATCCGTAAAATGGTTAAGAAATAA
- a CDS encoding 2-oxoacid:acceptor oxidoreductase family protein — protein sequence MKEEIIIAGFGGQGVLSMGKILAYSGLMEDKEVSWMPSYGPEQRGGTANVTVILSDEKISSPVLNAYDVAIILNQPSLDKFEDKIKPGGILIYDSYGIHTLPKRKDIDIYCINAMDAAVELNNSKAFNMIVLGGLLKVKPMVTLENVLLGLKKSLPERHHKLIPMNEKAILKGMELIKKI from the coding sequence ATGAAAGAAGAAATAATTATAGCAGGATTCGGTGGCCAGGGTGTCCTTTCCATGGGCAAAATATTGGCATATTCCGGATTAATGGAAGATAAAGAAGTTTCATGGATGCCTTCATACGGCCCCGAACAACGGGGAGGAACCGCAAATGTAACTGTTATTCTAAGCGATGAAAAAATAAGTTCTCCGGTACTGAATGCTTACGACGTAGCTATTATATTGAACCAGCCGTCCCTGGACAAATTTGAAGATAAAATAAAACCGGGCGGCATACTTATTTATGACAGCTACGGTATACATACATTGCCTAAAAGAAAGGACATTGATATTTATTGTATTAACGCAATGGATGCTGCTGTAGAATTGAATAACAGCAAAGCATTTAATATGATTGTACTGGGTGGATTATTGAAAGTAAAACCAATGGTTACTCTTGAAAATGTCCTGTTGGGATTAAAAAAATCACTTCCCGAACGCCATCATAAATTGATTCCTATGAATGAAAAAGCAATACTGAAAGGAATGGAACTTATTAAAAAAATATAG
- a CDS encoding thiamine pyrophosphate-dependent enzyme yields MDLKEIIKPENLVYEKPRLMNENPMHYCPGCSHSVVHKLIAEVIEEMGMEEEAIGIAPVGCAVFAYNYLDIDWIEAAHGRAPAIATAVKRLNPSKMVFTYQGDGDLAAIGTAETIHACNRGENIVIIFINNAIYGMTGGQMAPTTLEGMVTATTPYGRTTELNGYPLKISNLVAQLDGTCYVTRQSVHTAAAVRKAKKAIRQAFENSMARKGSSLVEVVSTCNSGWKLSPAKSNEWMVEHMFEKYPLGDLKNE; encoded by the coding sequence ATGGATTTAAAAGAAATAATCAAACCGGAAAATCTGGTTTATGAGAAGCCCAGATTAATGAACGAGAATCCCATGCACTATTGTCCCGGATGTAGTCATAGTGTAGTACATAAACTTATTGCCGAAGTGATCGAGGAGATGGGAATGGAAGAAGAAGCAATAGGTATAGCCCCTGTAGGATGTGCCGTATTCGCTTATAATTATCTGGATATCGACTGGATTGAAGCTGCGCACGGAAGAGCTCCCGCCATTGCTACGGCAGTTAAAAGACTGAATCCGTCAAAAATGGTATTCACTTACCAGGGAGACGGTGATCTGGCCGCTATAGGTACGGCGGAAACCATACATGCTTGCAACAGAGGAGAAAATATTGTCATTATATTCATTAATAACGCTATATACGGTATGACCGGAGGTCAAATGGCCCCTACTACTCTTGAAGGTATGGTAACGGCAACTACCCCTTATGGACGTACAACCGAACTGAATGGTTATCCCCTGAAAATATCGAACCTCGTTGCACAATTGGATGGCACATGTTATGTTACGCGTCAGAGCGTGCATACTGCCGCTGCAGTGCGAAAAGCAAAAAAAGCCATACGTCAGGCTTTTGAAAATTCAATGGCCCGTAAAGGCAGTTCTCTGGTGGAAGTTGTATCTACCTGTAATTCCGGATGGAAATTAAGTCCGGCAAAATCTAACGAATGGATGGTAGAACATATGTTTGAAAAATATCCTCTCGGAGATCTTAAAAACGAATAA
- a CDS encoding 3-methyl-2-oxobutanoate dehydrogenase subunit VorB has translation MREDVKLMKGNEAIAHAAIRYGTDGYFGYPITPQSEIMETLMELMPWESTGMVVLQAESEVAAINMVYGGASCGKAVMTSSSSPGVSLKQEGVSYLAGSELPCLIVNVMRGGPGLGTIQPSQADYFQTVKGGGHGDYRLITLAPASVQEMADFVGLGFDLAFKYRNPAIILADGIIGQMMEKVVLPPYRPRRTEAEIRQQMPWATLGKTKDRKRNVITSLELDPAAMEINNLRFQETYKRISENEVRYEEINCEGADYLIVAFGSMARICQKTIELAQEDGIKIGLLRPITLWPFPSKEIAKHADHVKGIISVELNAGQMVEDVKLAVNGRVRVEHFGRLGGIVPTPDEVLTAIKEKLM, from the coding sequence ATGAGAGAAGATGTTAAATTAATGAAAGGAAACGAAGCTATAGCTCATGCAGCTATACGCTACGGTACCGATGGATATTTCGGTTACCCCATCACTCCACAATCGGAAATCATGGAGACATTAATGGAATTAATGCCTTGGGAATCTACTGGTATGGTAGTATTACAGGCCGAGAGTGAAGTTGCCGCTATTAATATGGTATATGGAGGTGCCAGCTGCGGTAAAGCAGTAATGACATCATCTTCAAGTCCCGGTGTTAGTTTAAAACAAGAGGGCGTATCTTATCTTGCCGGGTCGGAATTGCCCTGTCTTATCGTTAATGTTATGAGAGGGGGGCCGGGCCTGGGAACAATACAACCGAGCCAGGCCGATTACTTCCAGACAGTAAAAGGAGGAGGCCACGGAGATTACCGTTTAATAACTTTGGCTCCCGCCTCGGTTCAGGAAATGGCTGATTTTGTAGGTTTAGGGTTTGATCTGGCATTTAAATACAGAAATCCTGCTATCATATTGGCAGACGGCATAATAGGACAAATGATGGAAAAAGTAGTACTTCCTCCCTATCGTCCCAGAAGAACAGAAGCAGAGATACGCCAGCAAATGCCATGGGCTACTTTAGGAAAAACCAAAGATCGTAAAAGAAATGTTATTACATCCCTGGAACTGGATCCTGCTGCAATGGAAATAAATAATCTTCGTTTTCAGGAAACATATAAACGAATATCTGAAAATGAAGTACGATATGAAGAAATCAACTGCGAAGGAGCCGATTATCTGATTGTAGCATTCGGTTCCATGGCACGTATCTGTCAAAAGACCATAGAACTTGCTCAGGAAGATGGTATCAAAATAGGTCTTCTGCGCCCTATTACTTTATGGCCGTTCCCATCTAAAGAAATTGCAAAACATGCCGATCACGTTAAGGGAATAATTTCGGTAGAATTGAATGCAGGACAAATGGTCGAAGATGTAAAGTTAGCTGTAAACGGACGTGTTAGAGTGGAACATTTCGGTCGTTTAGGCGGTATAGTCCCAACACCTGACGAGGTATTAACAGCTATCAAAGAAAAATTAATGTAA
- a CDS encoding 4Fe-4S dicluster domain-containing protein, with protein sequence MAKIKGAIVVNNERCKGCELCVVACPAEVLALHHKEVNNKGYHYAYMKNPDACIGCASCGLVCPDGCITVYKVKL encoded by the coding sequence ATGGCAAAGATTAAAGGTGCAATAGTAGTTAACAACGAACGTTGCAAAGGCTGTGAACTTTGTGTAGTAGCTTGCCCCGCAGAAGTACTCGCCCTTCATCACAAAGAAGTAAACAATAAAGGTTACCATTATGCTTACATGAAAAATCCGGATGCGTGTATCGGATGTGCCAGTTGCGGATTAGTCTGCCCGGATGGCTGTATAACCGTATATAAAGTAAAGCTATAA
- the rsxA gene encoding electron transport complex subunit RsxA, translated as MLTYISIFITAIFVNNIVLTQFLGICPFLGVSKKIDSALGMGAAVTFVMTISTIVTYLIQTYLLTPFGLTFVQTIIFILVIAALVQMLEIIMKKVSPALYQALGVFLPLITTNCTILGVAILVIQKNFNLMESVVFAISTALGFTLALVLFAGIREQLSMTKIPKAMAGIPIALITAGLLAMAFMGFSGIKIG; from the coding sequence ATGCTAACATATATATCCATATTCATAACAGCAATTTTCGTCAATAATATTGTATTGACCCAGTTTTTAGGAATATGCCCGTTCCTGGGAGTCTCTAAAAAAATAGATTCCGCGTTGGGAATGGGAGCCGCAGTAACATTTGTAATGACGATTTCTACAATAGTCACTTATCTGATACAAACGTATCTACTTACTCCATTCGGGCTGACATTTGTACAAACGATAATTTTCATACTGGTCATTGCCGCTTTGGTACAAATGCTGGAAATTATCATGAAAAAAGTATCTCCGGCCCTATATCAGGCTTTAGGAGTGTTTTTACCTCTAATCACGACAAATTGTACAATACTGGGGGTTGCAATTCTTGTTATTCAAAAAAATTTTAATTTAATGGAATCGGTCGTCTTTGCCATTTCCACAGCTTTAGGTTTTACTCTGGCTCTCGTATTATTTGCCGGAATACGGGAACAGTTAAGCATGACAAAAATACCTAAAGCCATGGCGGGAATACCCATAGCATTAATTACGGCCGGATTATTAGCTATGGCATTTATGGGATTTTCAGGTATAAAGATAGGATGA
- the rsxE gene encoding electron transport complex subunit RsxE has translation MSKIKIILNGIIKENPTFVLLLGMCPTLGTTTSAVNGMGMGLSTMFVLICSNVVISSVKDIIPDKVRIPAFVAIIAAFVSILELCMKAYVPALYESLGLFIPLIVVNCILLGRAEAFAAKNSPADSFFDGLGIGLGFTGALTLLGAVREFLGTGAVFNISIFPDNYGSLIFILAPGAFIALGFLIAIINKLKTK, from the coding sequence ATGAGCAAAATTAAAATAATACTCAACGGTATCATAAAAGAAAATCCCACTTTCGTACTGTTATTAGGAATGTGTCCTACCCTGGGAACGACCACTTCTGCCGTAAACGGAATGGGAATGGGATTATCTACCATGTTCGTGCTCATTTGTTCGAACGTAGTAATATCTTCTGTCAAAGATATCATACCGGACAAGGTAAGAATTCCTGCTTTCGTCGCCATTATCGCAGCTTTTGTAAGTATCCTGGAACTATGTATGAAAGCCTATGTCCCTGCTTTGTATGAAAGTCTGGGACTCTTTATTCCTTTGATTGTAGTAAACTGTATCTTATTGGGACGTGCAGAAGCTTTCGCCGCTAAAAACTCCCCGGCAGACTCATTTTTCGATGGTTTAGGGATAGGATTAGGATTTACCGGAGCACTGACATTACTTGGGGCCGTAAGAGAATTCTTAGGCACTGGGGCTGTTTTCAATATATCCATATTTCCGGACAATTACGGATCTTTAATTTTTATACTGGCACCGGGAGCCTTTATCGCATTAGGTTTCCTTATCGCTATAATTAATAAATTAAAAACCAAATAG
- a CDS encoding RnfABCDGE type electron transport complex subunit G, with protein sequence MAKLESTLFNMIAVLTGIGIVVGGALGTVYKLTKAPIENAQKLRQEKAITEVVPEFDNSPVTEKYDITLNDGSIITVFPAKMGNKEVGAALQSNSPNGYGGTVTIMVGLKKDGSIYNYRVLSHAETPGLGSKMEQWFRQEKGDQNIIGKNPSTTKISVKKDGGDIDAITAATISSRAFLSAVQKAYDAYMGKTDGIISATANTQPKRKEQVHEQN encoded by the coding sequence ATGGCTAAACTTGAATCCACATTATTTAATATGATAGCCGTTCTTACCGGAATAGGAATCGTCGTAGGAGGAGCATTAGGTACTGTATATAAATTGACAAAGGCTCCGATAGAAAACGCGCAGAAATTACGACAGGAAAAAGCGATCACCGAAGTAGTTCCCGAATTTGATAATTCCCCTGTAACCGAAAAATATGACATTACACTAAATGACGGAAGCATAATCACCGTTTTTCCGGCCAAAATGGGTAATAAGGAAGTTGGTGCCGCCTTACAGAGCAATTCACCCAACGGATATGGAGGAACCGTTACTATAATGGTCGGATTAAAAAAAGACGGAAGTATTTATAACTACCGGGTATTGTCACATGCGGAAACGCCTGGTCTGGGCTCTAAAATGGAGCAATGGTTCCGCCAAGAAAAAGGGGACCAAAATATTATAGGAAAGAATCCGTCAACCACGAAAATATCTGTAAAAAAAGACGGAGGAGACATAGATGCGATCACAGCAGCGACCATAAGCTCCAGAGCTTTTTTAAGTGCTGTACAAAAAGCTTACGACGCTTATATGGGAAAAACGGATGGCATTATATCTGCAACGGCAAATACTCAACCCAAAAGAAAGGAGCAGGTTCATGAGCAAAATTAA
- a CDS encoding RnfABCDGE type electron transport complex subunit D, with amino-acid sequence MNEKITISPSPHIHSGNSVSKCMYGVLFALIPAFAVSLYYFGIGALIVTATSVAACLTFEFLIQKYLLKVSPSITDGSAILTGVLLAFNLPSNLPVWIIIIGALAAIGIGKMPFGGLGNNIFNPALVGRVFLLISFPAQMTTWPAPGTNRFKYLDATTEATPLSFLKHTDIVQVQAEQTGSLSIWMALFIAACITIALLWVKNNFGKREITIASVCLLIVASLWWIDYFKQPLPVNSINYYKEFLSGNMGGSLGETGAVALLLGFLFLLWKKIITWYIPVIIIMTVFIFSVLLAIDPVLQILSGGLLLGAIFMATDYVTSPMSKTGMVVYAVLIGVITMVIRRWGAYPEGMSFAILIMNAFTPLINNYIKPKRYGEVVKHG; translated from the coding sequence ATGAATGAGAAAATAACCATATCACCTTCTCCTCACATACATAGTGGTAATTCGGTATCAAAATGCATGTATGGAGTTCTGTTTGCTCTTATACCCGCCTTCGCAGTCTCATTGTACTACTTCGGCATAGGAGCTCTTATAGTTACGGCTACATCGGTAGCAGCCTGCCTTACTTTCGAATTTCTTATCCAAAAATATCTATTAAAAGTCTCTCCCTCTATAACTGATGGTTCTGCAATTCTCACAGGAGTTTTACTTGCATTCAACCTGCCATCCAATCTACCGGTCTGGATTATTATCATAGGAGCATTAGCTGCCATTGGAATAGGTAAAATGCCATTCGGAGGACTGGGCAATAATATTTTTAATCCGGCTTTAGTAGGACGCGTTTTCCTTCTGATCTCTTTCCCGGCGCAAATGACAACCTGGCCAGCTCCCGGCACAAACAGGTTCAAATACCTGGATGCAACCACCGAAGCAACGCCCCTTTCATTTCTTAAGCATACGGATATCGTACAGGTGCAAGCTGAACAAACGGGAAGCCTCAGTATATGGATGGCTCTATTCATCGCCGCATGCATTACAATAGCTTTGTTATGGGTAAAGAATAATTTTGGAAAACGAGAAATAACAATAGCCTCTGTATGTCTGCTTATTGTAGCCTCATTATGGTGGATAGATTATTTCAAACAGCCTTTGCCTGTCAATTCCATAAATTATTATAAAGAATTTTTATCGGGAAATATGGGAGGAAGCCTGGGTGAAACCGGAGCGGTCGCCTTATTATTAGGCTTTCTGTTCTTACTCTGGAAAAAAATAATCACCTGGTATATACCTGTAATTATTATAATGACCGTATTTATATTTTCTGTTTTATTGGCAATAGATCCTGTTTTACAAATTTTATCGGGAGGATTACTTCTGGGAGCTATATTTATGGCAACAGATTATGTTACTTCTCCTATGAGTAAAACAGGTATGGTTGTTTATGCTGTTTTGATTGGAGTCATTACAATGGTGATACGGAGATGGGGAGCTTATCCCGAAGGTATGTCGTTTGCTATTCTTATTATGAATGCATTCACCCCTCTAATAAACAATTACATAAAACCTAAAAGATACGGGGAGGTTGTAAAACATGGCTAA